Proteins found in one Plasmodium coatneyi strain Hackeri chromosome 10, complete sequence genomic segment:
- a CDS encoding Actin depolymerizing factor, with amino-acid sequence MISGIRVNDTCITEFNNMKIRKTCRWIIFVIENCEIIIHSKGATTTLTELVKSIDQNDKIQCAYVVFDAVNKIHFFMYARESSNSRDRMTYASSKQALLKKIEGVNVFTSVIESAQDVADFK; translated from the exons ATGATAAGCGGAATTCGCGTAAACGACACTTGCATCACCGAGTTTAACAACATGAAAATCAGGAAGACGTGTCGATGGATCATATTCGTCATAGAGAACTGCGAAATAATTATTCACTCGAAAGGGGCTACCACCACCCTGACGGAGCTGGTCAAGTCAATTGaccaaaatgataaaatcCAGTGCGCCTATGTTGTATTTGACGCAG TCAACAAGATTCACTTCTTCATGTACGCACGGGAATCCTCCAACTCCAGGGACAGAATGACTTACGCGTCGAGCAAACAAGCCCTACTCAAAAAAATCGAAGGAGTGAACGTGTTCACATCAGTTATAGAAAGCGCCCAAGATGTCGCCGATTTTAagtaa
- a CDS encoding P-type ATPase has product MGRVCKADSLPLTYSELTCICFFYLFLLISFLVWCVRKNRFRSQINERHKWKNSESHAKNENVEFFNYIYEAGEEDDSDDIVVRQEGYQNNFVGFALKNASIFLYVCTHIIIVFLIANEYCIHEGAEVLWNDRAFIFFIFLLLCFSITYGILTVRKHLHSFFLKPALLKESDYVLIYTKSDEYANTCKTSLRRSFFHAFSWANRWYHTLGRRFRHYANVYLSYQGAIKRALFLEFAKWSFIGGEAEFGSTRSGNSEEGRSHPLGGGQKDSHHIKYEDILEDTRLLSGHTRKGHSLGHHEKGANKIAGKALGKAESPVKTKAGASCPPLTVHKIKVQTNEKNLRYFFFRSMKYVYNEEKDAFHNIAHTIEEKVQSLDFNYLLKKGGLNNSEIINNLNDYGYNNIHLEFCSFFKSIKRELLDGIYMFQLFITYKNFFWKEVITSLIWLIISFISVVSKIMKNEKNKKEIYENIQSSNNTLVTVYRNSIVQHVPSSNLTIGDVIIINSKMTMPCDCLLLTGQVLVDESLLTGESRPMKKTCVSNLSSFNSFDNRTYSSSSDSFPFGETSKGKKSKWKNASPHAANPMSGQFTGNTNHEKFTKGKYYNAKRNFHHNNILYSGTDVISTMNSTESIYAVVISVSIYTYKGKYMQNVLFPNPLLFKYDSQLPIVFLFTILFSLICMYFQIRSLGLNMTSIFYTIGTMSQILPVWTPVVLNMGLNISTNRLKEEKNIRCIAPSRIPICGKIRIFFFDKTGTLTGHKIEFSGVHFSNNVLNEQKAQLSGLDNHSRSVSDDTYDVKYESYYPSSSKVNFNSVRKNGLPRMESAQPVESSVPHGGASSSGGGSQRDKNVVPAESANGADQEEALDHMDKVDHTNGEDHVGGASVRSVYSSIDEEVFPVVADLVQAASSANENEGDLVVGESNFVAGESNFIVGESNFIVGESNFIVGESSFVVDQMGVNTDDQNRVREPPDGEDASQPSSGDVFQSYDETDENKNLENQDKEISPEGEEQQGGNPNQGDHVDGANLSTLPNGEKENLDEEPFQREVVEQLPLEENSISIDMDTDECQKRAKKEKENTPIVGRENVSQKSAEEEAEQTEEEPPMRSCHFNESNSSMNSVTSLLYNSKLMWANKATLKNTPPSYHLLVYALAGCACVYTDTITNDVYGHEIDKRLFEATEMKISNYINKHNMNVKKVSLKINYTYKYFDILKTFEFDYFTKISTTLAYGYFDLGEKIFVVFSKGSFDKIYKKCIKNEEIQFFKKKEQEYSKNGFYVIGLAFRIICGISFEEILQLPREELEKDMSFLSLIMFSNYIKKDAELVVQTLKSSSIRPVILTGDNAYNCLYVGNKIGLFNSINFYESFLSINMNSNTNTSSNSAERILNERENLFLSTETKFLSFENFIKSNAQMGRGDEESIPGRAANNFAHSSNRKREYEADLYAPQGEGADGSRQRGRNEAPPTGRTQDKGEQVRTPHSNHLPRGTSSKIYRDMDEEYTAGETTALIHRGEKSPQGGRPNGHPPSDGNSYNSVEEYKADRASEAPFLEAVSQMNPPHSKNSYYTYEQNEQRTENVIIYGYMQEASSDLVFVNIQNDKKVNSEEVLFGNIYKEIILTGEAYTYIRHTIFHMSNEEEDITSYRNVEKSEGYKNFLLRVRIFSRLTPNNKMEVIKDFIKYDYISGMCGDGSNDCGALKISHAGLALSDADTSVVSPFSSKNENIKSVIDVLREGRACLVTSINCYKYMLLYGFMISVVKIVLFMNAHAVMSEYGYLFFDNVILLLLAKSMTLSRPARKLKTQTPTSSIIGAQTIISLLSNLIVNFFFLYIIMLQFFYVYELPSSYEMNSSAPKSSWWLMSDNYESFLACVWFCFQIVNSAFIFTFGGKYRKSIFSNYTFMGDILIDMLIDMLSDACLALLLRLVYYCLINSFLFYLTVGGPNRLTCLFRMNCNDEVSRATKFKILDLFSYSASGLSFYGPNGNNILTTGHKVKFLFLNLLNIAVNICISKYVLCEPLYNMVRRFFNFQNRKVPV; this is encoded by the coding sequence ATGGGCCGGGTTTGCAAAGCGGACAGCCTGCCATTGACCTACTCCGAACTTACGTGCATCTGCTTCTTCTACCTGTTCCTGCTGATAAGCTTCCTGGTATGGTGTGTACGCAAAAATCGATTTAGAAGCCAAATAAATGAAAGGCATAAATGGAAGAATAGTGAATCCCacgcaaaaaatgagaacGTCGAATTTTTTAACTACATTTATGAGGCGGGCGAGGAGGACGACTCGGATGACATTGTAGTGCGACAAGAAGGATACCAAAATAACTTTGTCGGGTTTGCACTGAAGAATGCTTCCATTTTCCTGTACGTATGTACCCATATCATTATCGTCTTCTTAATTGCAAATGAGTATTGCATACACGAGGGGGCTGAAGTTTTGTGGAATGATCGAgcctttattttcttcatttttctcctcctctgtTTTTCCATTACGTATGGCATTTTAACTGTGAGGAAACATCTGCACAGCTTTTTTTTGAAACCCGCCCTTCTGAAGGAAAGTGATTATGTGTTGATATACACGAAAAGCGATGAGTACGCCAACACGTGTAAAACTTCCCTTAGGCGAAGTTTCTTCCATGCCTTTAGCTGGGCTAACAGATGGTATCACACGTTGGGAAGACGCTTCCGACATTATGCAAATGTGTATTTGAGCTACCAGGGGGCGATAAAGCGTGCACTCTTTTTAGAATTTGCCAAATGGAGCTTCATCGGGGGGGAAGCAGAATTTGGAAGTACGCGCTCAGGAAACAGTGAGGAGGGGAGATCCCACCCTCTTGGGGGAGGACAAAAGGATAGTCACCatataaaatatgaagaCATTTTGGAAGACACGCGTTTGTTAAGTGGGCACACGAGGAAGGGACATTCGTTGGGTCACCACGAAAAGGGGGCCAACAAAATAGCAGGAAAGGCGCTCGGCAAAGCAGAATCCCCTGTGAAGACTAAGGCGGGTGCCTCCTGCCCACCCCTGACAGTGCACAAGATTAAAGTGCAGACAAACGAAAAGAACTTGCGCTACTTCTTCTTCAGAAGCATGAAGTACGTATACAACGAAGAGAAGGACGCATTCCACAACATCGCACACACCATTGAGGAAAAAGTGCAAAGTCTCGACTTCAACTACctactaaaaaaaggaggactAAACAACAGCGAAATTATTAACAACCTAAATGACTACGGTTACAACAATATACACCTCgaattttgctccttttttaaaagcataAAAAGAGAGCTGTTAGATGGCATCTACATGTTCCAGCTATTCATAACGtacaaaaatttcttctGGAAGGAGGTGATAACTTCTCTCATTTGGCTAATAATCTCGTTCATAAGTGTTGTCAgcaaaattatgaaaaatgaaaaaaataaaaaagagattTATGAGAACATCCAATCTAGCAACAATACGCTCGTGACTGTTTATAGAAATTCAATCGTTCAGCATGTCCCCTCTAGTAATTTAACCATAGGAGATGTGATCATTATAAATTCAAAGATGACTATGCCTTGTGATTGTCTTTTACTGACGGGTCAAGTTTTAGTAGATGAAAGTTTGCTAACTGGGGAATCCAGgccaatgaaaaaaacatgcgTATCAAATTTGAGCTCCTTCAACTCCTTTGACAATAGGACATACTCATCTTCTAGTgattctttcccctttggggaaacctccaaggggaagaaatccaaatggaagaatgcgTCCCCCCATGCAGCCAATCCGATGAGTGGACAATTCACGGGGAACACTAACCATGAAAAATTCACCAAAGGGAAGTACTACAACGCGAAGCGAAATTTCCATCATAACAATATTCTATACTCTGGCACGGACGTCATTTCCACGATGAACTCCACAGAGAGCATCTACGCAGTGGTGATAAGTGTGAGCATATACACCTACAAGGGGAAATACATGCAGAATGTTCTCTTCCCAAATCCACTCCTCTTTAAATACGATTCGCAACTACCCATCGTCTTTCTCTTCACTATTCTCTTTTCTCTCATATGCATGTACTTCCAAATACGTTCCTTGGGACTTAACATgacctccattttttacaccatCGGGACAATGTCACAGATACTACCTGTCTGGACCCCCGTTGTTCTAAACATGGGGTTAAACATATCAACCAATAGattgaaggaggagaaaaacatCCGGTGCATTGCTCCATCGAGGATTCCCATCTGTGGAAAAATTaggatcttttttttcgacaaAACGGGCACACTGACGGGGCACAAAATTGAATTTTCAGGTGTCCATTTTAGCAATAATGTTTTGAATGAACAGAAGGCACAGCTGTCTGGGCTCGACAACCATAGCAGGAGCGTGTCTGACGATACGTACGATGTGAAGTATGAAAGTTATTACCCCTCCTCCAGTAAAGTTAACTTTAATTCGGTTAGGAAGAATGGATTGCCTAGAATGGAGTCTGCCCAGCCGGTGGAAAGCAGCGTCCCCCATGGAGGGGCCTCCTCCTCGGGCGGTGGTTCACAGAGAgataaaaatgttgtacCGGCGGAAAGCGCAAACGGGGCAGACCAAGAAGAAGCTCTGGATCATATGGACAAGGTAGACCACACAAACGGGGAAGACCACGTGGGTGGTGCGTCCGTGCGCTCCGTTTACTCGAGCATCGACGAGGAAGTTTTTCCCGTAGTGGCCGATTTGGTCCAAGCCGCCAGCAGCGCGAATGAAAACGAAGGCGACTTGGTTGTAGGAGAAAGTAACTTCGTTGCAGGAGAAAGCAACTTCATTGTAGGAGAAAGCAACTTCATTGTAGGAGAAAGCAACTTCATTGTAGGAGAAAGCAGCTTCGTTGTAGACCAAATGGGAGTAAACACTGACGACCAGAACCGCGTGAGGGAACCCCCCGACGGGGAGGACGCCAGCCAACCCTCCAGCGGAGATGTCTTCCAAAGCTACGACGAAACGGATGAGAATAAAAACCTCGAAAATCAGGACAAGGAAATTTCCCCTGAGGGAGAAGAGCAACAGGGAGGGAATCCCAATCAGGGAGACCATGTCGACGGGGCTAACCTTTCAACTTTGCCAAATGGTGAGAAGGAAAACCTCGATGAAGAACCATTTCAGCGCGAAGTGGTGGAACAACTTCCCCTGGAGGAGAATAGCATTTCCATCGATATGGACACAGATGAATGCCAAAAAAGGGccaagaaggagaaagaaaatacCCCCATTGTGGGACGCGAAAATGTTAGTCAAAAGTCTGCCGAGGAGGAGGCAGAGCAGACAGAAGAAGAACCTCCGATGAGGAGCTGCCACTTCAATGAGTCCAACTCGTCCATGAATTCTGTCACGTCACTCCTTTACAATAGCAAACTGATGTGGGCAAATAAAGCCACTCTGAAAAATACCCCTCCAAGTTATCACCTACTAGTGTATGCCCTTGCGGGATGCGCCTGTGTGTACACCGATACAATTACCAACGATGTATATGGACACGAAATAGATAAAAGATTATTCGAAGCGACCGAAATGAAAATAAGTAACTACATTAACAAACACAATATGAACGTGAAAAAGGTTTCCCtaaaaattaattacacGTATAAATATTTCGACATTTTAAAGACATTCGAATTTGATTACTTTACGAAAATATCAACTACCCTAGCTTATGGGTACTTTGACTtgggggagaaaatttttgtcgttttttcaaaaggatcttttgacaaaatttacaaaaaatgcatcaaaaatgaagaaatacaattttttaaaaagaaagaacaagaaTATAGTAAAAACGGGTTCTACGTAATTGGGCTAGCTTTTAGAATCATATGTGGTATATCCTTTGAGGAAATATTACAGCTACCAAGAGAAGAGTTAGAAAAGGATATGAGCTTCCTATCGCTTATCATGTTTAGCAATTACATCAAGAAGGATGCCGAGTTGGTTGTTCAAACATTGAAGAGCTCTTCCATTAGACCAGTCATTCTTACTGGCGATAATGCATACAACTGCCTCTACGTGGGGAATAAAATTGGTCTCTTCAATAGTATTAATTTTTACGAgtccttcctttccatcaATATGAATTCGAATACGAACACCAGCTCCAACTCAGCGGAGAGGATACTAAACGAACGAGAAAATCTCTTCCTCTCTACTGAGACGAAATTTTTGtcatttgaaaattttatcaaatcgaatgcacaaatgggaCGGGGCGACGAAGAAAGTATCCCCGGGAGAGCAGCCAACAACTTCGCCCATTCGTCTAATCGGAAGAGGGAATACGAAGCCGATTTGTACGCGCCGCAGGGTGAGGGTGCTGATGGGTCCAggcaaaggggaaggaacgaaGCTCCCCCTACAGGGCGAACGCAAGACAAAGGGGAGCAAGTAAGAACCCCCCACAGTAACCACCTCCCCAGGGGGACATCCTCCAAGATCTACCGTGATATGGATGAGGAGTACACGGCAGGCGAAACCACGGCACTGATCCACCGGGGAGAGAAGTCTCCACAGGGGGGCAGGCCAAACGGACATCCCCCCTCCGACGGAAATAGTTACAACAGCGTGGAAGAATACAAGGCCGATCGGGCGAGTGAGGCACCCTTCCTCGAAGCAGTCAGCCAAATGAACCCGCCGCACAGCAAAAACTCTTACTACACTTACGAGCAAAACGAACAGCGAACCGAAAATGTTATTATCTACGGGTACATGCAAGAAGCCTCCTCCGATCTCGTATTCGTGAACATACAAAATGATAAGAAAGTTAATTCAGAAGAAGTGCTCTTTGGAAATATCTACAAAGAAATTATCCTAACGGGTGAAGCATACACCTACATAAGGCACACAATATTTCATATGTccaatgaagaggaagacatAACTTCCTACCGTAACGTTGAAAAGTCGGAAGGATATAAAAACTTTCTTCTACGTGTACGGATTTTCTCCAGACTAACTCcaaataacaaaatggaggtCATCAAGGATTTCATAAAATATGACTACATCTCTGGCATGTGTGGAGATGGAAGTAACGACTGCGGAGCTTTGAAAATTTCTCATGCAGGGTTAGCCTTATCAGATGCCGACACTTCAGTGGTATCCCCATTTAgtagcaaaaatgaaaatataaaaagcgTCATTGATGTCTTGAGAGAAGGTCGAGCTTGTCTAGTCACTTCCATTAACTGCTACAAGTATATGCTACTTTACGGGTTCATGATTTCCGTTGTAAAGATTGTTCTTTTTATGAATGCTCATGCAGTTATGTCTGAATATGGCTACCTCTTCTTCGACAATGTGATCCTACTTTTGTTAGCAAAATCCATGACCCTTTCCAGACCAGCTAGGAAATTAAAGACGCAGACTCCCACCTCAAGTATCATTGGTGCTCAGACTATCATTTCTTTACTGTCCAATTTGAttgttaactttttttttctatatataattatgctgcagtttttttatgtgtatgaatTACCATCGTCGTATGAAATGAACAGCTCTGCTCCCAAGTCTTCTTGGTGGCTCATGAGCGACAACTACGAGAGCTTTTTGGCCTGCGTGTGGTTCTGCT
- a CDS encoding Unconventional myosin pfm-b → MNKASELSNYFRINSEFVNKIENEIEKFYVWTYKSPNVDRYPDVVFFKCLVLSVDGDNYRVKEVCPETNSEYVVKKEHLFNCNNMVNVNSHRLNDMVHQNSAEVLNTLAMRYEQNFIYTIAEPMLISINPYQVIDVNMDDYKRKNTDELPPHVYTYAKDAMLDFINTKNCQSIIISGESGSGKTEASKLIIKFYLSGVKQDNSISKTLWDSNFILEAFGNAKTIKNNNSSRYGKYIKIQLDENQNIVSSCIEIFLLEKIRVVSQEQEERCYHIFYEILQGMSNEMKKKYNIKSESEYKYISNKSITIPEIDDAKDFEKLMTSMDKMNMSTLKDDLFLTLSGILLLGNIEFNEIEKGGKTNCSELSEENLKVVQETSDLLGIDYVSLSNNLTFTEKNIANQRIEIPLSVEESVSICRSISKDIYNKIFEHITKKINEFLNNNKELDSYIGILDIFGFEIFLKNSLEQLLINIANEEIHNIYLYVVYEKESNLYKSEGIIAESVKYTTNESIIDLLRGKTSVISILEDACLGPGKKDESIVGVYTNKFAKHPQFLTCKWDTNSSFIIKHTVSDVTYSISNFISKNKDILSPNVLQMLKASKNNLVRSMYEDVEVTDSLGRKNLITFKYLENLKKISSYLKNTNIYFIKCIKPNENKEKNNFNQRKVFPQLFSLSIIETLNIKYFFQYKYTFASFLSYYQYLDLPTSNDNTLDDKAKVSKMLQRNFSDDSYKIGNTMVFLKKDAIHTIREIIYNNLKSYRNLCSITSALITKIKKKTTVEENIKHLQLAQAYFRKHKYIAQLK, encoded by the exons ATGAATAAAGCTAGCGAACTAAGTAACTACTTCAGGATTAATAGCGAATTCGtgaacaaaattgaaaatgaaaTCGAAAAGTTTTATGTGTGGACATACAAGAGTCCAAATGTGGACCGCTACCCCGATGTTGTTTTCTTTAAATGCTTAGTTCTTAGCGTTGATGGAGATAATTacagagtgaaggaagtttgCCCAGAGACGAACAGCGAATATGTAGTGAAAAAAGAGCACTTGTTTAATTGTAATAATATGGTGAATGTAAATAGTCACAGGCTAAATGACATGGTGCATCAAAATTCGGCCGAGGTTTTAAACACCCTGGCCATGAGGTATGAACAGAATTTTATCTACACCATAGCCGAGCCAATGTTAATTTCGATAAACCCGTACCAAGTTATTGATGTCAATATGGATGAttacaaaaggaagaatacgGACGAACTCCCTCcgcatgtgtacacatatgcgaAGGATGCAATGCTTGATTTTATAAATACGAAGAATTGTCAGTCCATAATTATAAGCGGGGAAAGTGGGTCTGGTAAAACGGAAGCCTCCAAGTTGATTATTAAGTTTTACCTCTCTGGGGTCAAGCAGGACAACAGCATTTCGAAAACGTTGTGGGACTCCAACTTTATACTAGAG GCCTTCGGAAACGCCAAAACTATAAAGAATAACAATTCCAGCAGGTACGGAAAGTACATTAAAATTCAGTTGGACGAAAACCAGAACATTGTCTCCTCTTGCattgaaatttttctccTGGAAAAGATAAGAGTCGTGTCACAG GAGCAAGAGGAAAGATGCTACCACATTTTTTACGAAATCCTCCAAGGGATGAGCAAtgagatgaagaaaaagtacaacatTAAGTCAGAATCGGAGTACAAGTACATTTCTAACAAGTCCATTACCATACCGG AAATTGATGACGCCAAGGATTTTGAGAAATTAATGACTTCCATGGACAAAATGAACATGTCTACTTTGAAAGACGATCTGTTCCTGACCCTATCAG GAATATTGCTACTGGGAAATATTGAATTTAACGAAATTGAGAAGGGCGGGAAAACAAATTGCAGCGAGCTGAgtgaggaaaatttaaaagttgTTCAGGAGACAAGTGACTTGTTAGGCATCGACTACGTAAGCCTGAGTAACAACTTAACATTCACAGAAAAGAACATAGCGAACCAGAGGATAGAAATCCCGCTATCCGTTGAAGAGTCCGTCTCCATTTGCAGATCCATTTCGAAAGACATATACAACAAAATATTTGAGCATATCACGAAGAAGATAAATGAgtttttaaataacaacaAGGAGTTGGACAGTTATATAGGAATACTTGACATTTTCGGgtttgaaatttttctcaaaaattCTCTGGAGCAGCTACTCATCAATATAGCTAATGAGGAGATTCACAACATATACCTCTACGTGGTTTATGAGAAGGAGTCCAACCTTTACAAGAGCGAGGGCATCATCGCTGAGTCTGTGAAGTACACGACGAACGAAAGCATCATTGACTTGCTTCGAGGGAAGACGAGCGTGatttccattttggaggaCGCTTGCCTGGGCCCGGGGAAGAAGGACGAG TCCATCGTGGGAGTTTACACGAACAAATTCGCCAAGCACCCGCAGTTCCTCACGTGCAAATGGGACACGAACAGCAGCTTCATCATTAAGCACACCGTTAGCGACGTTACGTACAGCATCTCAAACTTCATTTCTAAGAATAAGGATATTTTATCGCCCAACGTTTTGCAGATGCTGAAG GCCTCCAAGAACAACCTAGTCAGAAGCATGTACGAAGACGTAGAAGTAACAGACTCcttgggaagaaaaaacttaaTCACATTTAAATATTTGGAAAACCTCAAAAAAATCAGCTCCTATTTGAAaaacacaaatatatattttataaaatgCATTAAGCCAAACGAAAATAAAGAGAAGAACAATTTCAATCAGAGGAAAGTTTTTCCTCAGCTATTTTCCTTGTCCATTATTGAAacattaaatataaaatatttttttcagtacaAGTACacctttgcttctttccttagcTATTATCAATACTTGGACTTGCCCACTTCGAATGACAATACCTTGGACGACAAGGCCAAGGTCTCCAAGATGCTTCAGCGGAACTTCAGCGACGATTCGTACAAG ATCGGAAACACAATGgtcttcttaaaaaaggacGCCATCCACACCATTCGAGAAATAATTTACAACAACCTAAAGAGCTACAGAAATCTGTGCAGCATTACCAGCGCATTGAttacaaaaattaagaagaagACAACCGTGGAGGAAAACATAAAGCATTTGCAGCTAGCTCAGGCGTACTTCAGGAAACACAAGTACATTGCGCAGCTGAAGTAG
- a CDS encoding Protein kinase → MLQYFVGKLFGDLPANFNFVIGKRLEWRSPQNGGYYEIYEGVDKNNEGVCIFIYDKKGKEGSSREKRYTSNHLAFSKKLIHPNILKVLYTYESDKRIYIVTEKCVPLHIEGVKSDPLWGLYEIFSAVYFVSMCNYVHCLVNPLSVFVNERGRWKLSLFDCIHEKGENIHQILNDLQNHIVCTYGYAVPIPSGVHATWVDAYGLAFLMAWSYKSYLEQTSHFVGAHPGVPSISSPHGSGAIPSRGGNYLKTPMLNEEDAHEGLSPINVFEVDLHRAAQECIPKRLFPLYSTLLKYSKNEINLFTILNDESLRRDNTISTMLFLTQIHMKSKSEKVHFLDNLFSKLDNISSSVKTEKILPELVQNIEVSESRVTCLKIILTISRELPTEHFDKIIFPTVSKYFSLKDRSIRFVLLENFHHIERHLTSNHMNEIYNSYLYGFLDNNTSIKNESIKNFIYVFPKLKSNFKSSSLMVLLDNLRDSDFCVKTNTIICVAKIAKHILDDKEKILENVYRVGLQESFVQTRLATIQAVKFTYDQFSAKKYASNILPLLVKALIDDSAEVRVAAFDAMDSVCAQLRGDLLKGTSNSSSSNVPIPSGTSNGNATSTFPVESLKGYTFINKIKGIITAKGELDAGSGLLATQEEGLSVGDLSGRTVQTGPTNSDPLSTFVYDVPPVGGALGAAGSRPHLNVNSQTGVYNSGERHLAAFQHQSYDQRENFIFEEEMKNYRNRGRGGHDEQGNHGDNYNCELASMNRSGATNQEGNLLDGNFHLGETAKRTAPKTAQRIDLDIDDFFKEFDLKEDSSAKVKLSSL, encoded by the coding sequence ATGCTGCAGTACTTCGTTGGGAAGCTGTTCGGCGATCTCCCAGCCAACTTCAACTTCGTGATAGGGAAAAGGTTAGAGTGGCGGAGTCCCCAAAACGGGGGGTACTACGAAATTTATGAAGGCGTAGACAAAAACAATGAAGgggtatgtatatttatatatgataagaaagggaaggaaggaagtagtaGGGAGAAAAGATACACAAGTAACCATTTGgctttttccaaaaaattaattcatcCAAATATTTTGAAAGTCCTATATACATACGAGAGTGATAAGAGGATCTACATAGTGACAGAAAAATGTGTCCCGTTGCACATTGAGGGGGTAAAGAGTGACCCCTTATGGGGTTTATATGAAATATTTAGCGCAGTATATTTTGTCAGCATGTGTAATTATGTGCACTGTTTGGTGAATCCTTTAAGTGTTTTTGTAAATGAAAGAGGGAGATGGAAATTGTCCCTTTTTGACTGTATTCAcgagaaaggggaaaatatccATCAAATTTTGAATGACCTACAGAATCACATAGTTTGTACTTACGGATATGCAGTTCCCATTCCGAGTGGAGTTCATGCCACGTGGGTAGATGCATACGGATTGGCTTTCCTAATGGCTTGGTCGTACAAAAGTTACCTCGAACAGACAAGCCATTTTGTAGGTGCTCATCCAGGTGTTCCATCCATTAGTAGTCCCCATGGCAGTGGCGCCATTCCATCACGGGgaggaaattatttaaaaacgCCAATGTTGAATGAGGAGGATGCACACGAGGGATTATCACCCATAAATGTGTTTGAAGTAGACCTTCATAGGGCCGCACAGGAATGCATACCGAAGAGATTGTTCCCATTATATAGTACCTTACTAAAGtatagtaaaaatgaaataaacttgttcacaattttaaaTGATGAGAGCCTGAGGAGAGATAACACGATAAGTACAATGTTGTTCCTGACACAAATACATATGAAGTCGAAGAGCGAAAAGGTGCACTTTCTGGATAACCTGTTTAGCAAACTAGATAATATCTCATCAAGTGTAAAAACggagaaaattttacctGAACTGGTTCAGAATATTGAAGTGTCTGAGAGTAGGGTGACCTGTCTGAAAATCATCTTAACAATTTCGAGAGAACTACCAACAGAGCACTTTGACAAAATAATATTTCCAACTGTgtccaaatatttttccctaaagGACAGATCAATCAGATTCGTTTTGCTGGAGAACTTCCATCACATAGAGAGGCACCTCACCAGTAACCACATGAACGAAATATACAATTCCTACCTCTATGGATTCTTGGATAATAATACGTccataaaaaatgagagtataaaaaatttcatttatGTGTTTCCAAAATTGAAGTCAAATTTTAAGTCTTCTTCTTTGATGGTTCTGTTGGATAATTTGAGAGATTCTGATTTTTGCGTTAAGACAAATACGATAATTTGTGTGGCAAAAATTGCGAAACATATTTTAGACGATAAAGAGAAAATACTTGAAAACGTCTACAGGGTTGGATTGCAGGAGTCATTTGTTCAAACTAGGTTAGCCACAATCCAGGCTGTCAAATTTACATATGATCAATTCAGTGCGAAGAAGTACGCTTCGAATATTTTGCCGCTCCTGGTTAAGGCCCTCATTGATGATTCAGCGGAGGTTCGCGTTGCAGCGTTTGACGCGATGGACTCCGTTTGTGCGCAGCTCAGGGGGGATCTGCTAAAGGGTACCAGTAACAGTAGCAGTAGCAATGTACCGATACCCAGTGGTACGTCAAATGGGAACGCTACTTCCACTTTTCCAGTTGAGTCCCTAAAAGGTTACACTTTTATAAATAAGATAAAGGGAATTATCACCGCGAAGGGGGAACTGGATGCTGGAAGCGGGTTGCTGGCAACCCAGGAGGAAGGTCTCAGTGTGGGTGACCTCTCCGGGAGAACTGTCCAAACGGGTCCGACGAATAGCGATCCACTTAGCACCTTCGTTTATGATGTGCCCCCCGTCGGAGGCGCACTCGGCGCGGCAGGCAGTAGACCTCACCTTAATGTGAATTCCCAAACGGGGGTGTATAACAGCGGGGAGAGGCACTTGGCCGCGTTCCAGCATCAGAGTTACGACCAAAGagaaaatttcatttttgaggaggaaatgaaaaattaccGCAACAGAGGAAGGGGTGGCCACGACGAACAGGGCAACCATGGCGACAATTACAATTGTGAGTTGGCAAGCATGAACAGATCAGGTGCAACCAACCAAGAGGGCAACCTTCTTGACGGCAACTTCCATTTGGGGGAGACCGCCAAAAGAACGGCCCCGAAAACGGCCCAAAGAATCGACCTTGACATAGATGACTTTTTTAAGGAGTTCGACTTGAAAGAGGACAGCAGTGCCAAGGTGAAATTGAGTTCGTTGTAG